Genomic window (Rhizobium sp. ACO-34A):
GCGCCGCAGGTTTTGTCCCGTCCGGATAGTGATTTCGTCGGTACTATCCCTGACATAGGCCTCTGTCAGGAACAGCTGCTCAGGCGCCATATCCCGCTACACCCATCGCCATAACGGGAACAAAGCCCCAGAAAGGCACCCACATCAGCACCGGTTGCATGACGAAAGACGCCTTGCCTGCCGCGTTCTGTCCGCCAGGTGCCGGCTTGTTGCGCGATTGCCGAAAGGCCTGCAAATCAATGATATCAGCCGTCTGAACTGGCATTGTGGGCTCCGGGAAAAACTGAATGAATGATATATGCAACTGCCGGGGTAAGGGCAGGGCGTGTCATCCAATCGTCGCAGACAACGGGAAATGTTATGCCAAGGAATATCCGTGGCGGGGCAAAGGCTTTTTCAGCCGGTTCCTCATGCCGGTTTTCAGTGGCCGGCTGGCGTGATCCTTGTGCAGCAACGGCTTGCTGCGTTTCTCCTTGATAACTGCAAGGATCTTGTCTTCCGCTTCTTTCGGGCAAGCCGGCAGGTCGGCAGCCCGCATGCGGTCCGTCCAGCCGATGAGGCTGGTGATGTCCGCAGTTTGGGTTCCTGCGTTAAATGCAGCCTCCGAAGATCGCGCAATCGTGAGAAAATCCGCCTTTACAAACGTCACGTATGTATATTATTAATTTCTACACCGGACATGAGCGGGAGTCTGTGAAGGATTTCCGCTCATGTCCGGTGTTTGTTATTGCGCCGCTCCAGTCGCATTCGGGCATCCCCGTCGAGGGACGCCCGCTATTGCTTCCAGAGCGGAAAAGGAAGTCTCAATGGCGCAGCATTTCGATGGTGAAAGTGGATACTCGCCATGCGTAGCGTGGCTGTCGTCGAGGCTTGCCGGAGAGCATTTCCATCGGGGAAGGGTTCCTTTCCCAAATAGGCGAACCGGTCGGAGAAATCCGGGTGGGGACGGCGCGCCTTTTCGCTCTCGCCTGATTACAAGGAAATGCCTGCCCATGGCCGCGCCGACACGCAGCCTTTTTACAAGCAGGATCATCTATGTCGGGGTGAACCAGCCTTTGCCGAGAAGGTGCTTATGACTGGCTGGTCAAAAAAAGAGCCCAGCATGCAACGCTACCCCGCGAATAAATTCCCTACAGAAAGGTTAGATATGTCTAGCAATGCCATATGGACGATCGGACGATGCGTCACGCTTGCTGCTCTGATCGGCGCCCTGCCTGTTGCGGGTTACACCCAGCAGCAGCCCCTGCCTTCGGTCACGGTCGAAAAGGTGAAGGTCGAGGATTTCACGCTGACCGCTCGCTTGCCCGGGCGTGTCAAGGCTTCCACGGTCGCCGAGGTTCGCCCGCAGGTTTCGGGCATTATCCGCGACCGGCAGTTCGAGGAGGGCGTGCGCGTCGAGGCAGGCCAACCGCTCTACAAGATCGAGGATGAGACCTATGTCGCGGCCGTCGCATCGGCCAAGGCGGCGGTGGCGCAGGCGCAGGCAGATTACGATCTCGCCGTGATCGAGGCTCGCCGCGCGGAAGAGCTTTTCGCCAACAAGAGCGGTACTGCCTCCAACCGCGACACCAAGGTTGCCGAACGCAGCAAGGCCGACGCGGCTCTTCAGGTTGCGCGCGCTGAACTGACGACCGCGGAAATCGATCTCGACCGGACCATCGTCCGCGCTCCGATCACCGGGGTCATCGGCTTCTCCCAGACGACGCCCGGCGCGCTTGTCGCCGCCCAGCAGACGACAGCACTCACCACGATCCGCGCGCTTGACCCGATCTATGTCGACGTCACGCAGTCCGCGACCGATCTCCTGCGCTGGAACTCCCTGCACAAGTCCGGTTCGGTTCAGGTCTCCGGCGCCGCATCGATGATCCTGCCGAATGGCGAAACCTATGCCCTGAAGGGCGATCTCAAGGCCGCCGAGCCGCAGGTCGAACCGACGACCGGCATGGTTACCTTGCGTATCACCTTTGGCAACCCGGACCAGTTGCTGCTGCCCGGTCTCTATGTCGAGGTGGAACTACCGCAGGATACCGCCAAGGATGCCGTTCTTGTTCCGCAGAGCGCAGTCATGCGCAATGCCAAGGGCGAAGCTTTCGCCTGGGTGGTCGAAGACGGGAAGGTCGCTGTGCGGACGCTTTCCATCGTCACCGGGTCCGGCAATGTCTGGGTCACCAATGGTGGCTTGAAGGCTGGCGACGAACTCATCACTTCCGGCTTCCAGAAGATCGCACCCGGTGCGGCTGTCCAGATTGCCGAGGAGCCCGCGGGTGACCAGCAGGCTGCAGGAGGGAGCAACTAAGCATGGCGCGCTTCTTCATTGATCGCCCGATCTTTGCATGGGTGATCGCGATCATCATCATGGGCCTCGGGGTGCTTTCCATCCTGCGCTTGCCCATTTCGCAGTATCCCTCGATTGCCGGACCGTCCATCGTCATCGGCGCGACCTATCCCGGTGCCTCGGCAGAAACCGTGGCCGATACCGTCGTGCAGATCATCGAAAAGGACATGACCGGCCTCGACGGGCTTCGATACATCAACTCCTCGACCACCTCGACCGGCCGGGCGACGATTACGCTTACCTTCACGCTCGGAACCGATCCCGACATCGCCCAGGTGCAGGTGCAGAACAAGCTGAGCCAGGCCGAGGCAAATCTTCCGGAAGCGGTTACCCGTCAGGGTGTCACCGTCGAAAAGTCGGCAACCGGCTACCTCATGGTTGTCGGTCTGATTTCCGAAGATGGCTCGCGTAACGCAATCGACCTCGCCGACTATCTGAACTCCTACATGGTCGAGCCCATCTCGCGCCTTTCCGGCGTGGGCAAGGTCGAAGTGTTCGGTTCCGAATATGCGATGCGCATCTGGCTCGATCCGCAGAAGCTGAAATATTACGATCTTTCGGCTGACGCGGTTGTTTCGGCAATCCAGGCTCAGAACGCTCAGATTTCGGCTGGTAGCTTCGGTGCGATGCCCGCGCCGGAAGGTCAGCAGCTGAATGCGACCGTTACCGCCCAGTCGTTGCTCAAGACGCCGGAAGATTTCGAGCGCATCGTGCTGCGCGCCGACACCGATGGCGGGCTTGTCCTGCTGCGCGATGTCGCCCGTGCGGAACTCGGCGCCGAGACCTACGAAATATCGAGCTTCTACAATGGCAAGGCCGCATCAGGCATGGCGATCCAGCTCTCCTCCGGCGCAAATGCGCTTGAGACGGCGGAACTCGTCAAGGCAAAGGTGGCGGATCTGGCGGAATTCCTGCCGGCCGGGGTGAGCTATGTCATTCCCTATGACACGACGCCCTTCGTCACTCTCTCCATCGAGGCTGTGGTCCACACCCTCATCGAAGCCATTGTCCTCGTCATTCTGGTTATGCTGCTCTTCCTGCATAACTTCCGTGCGACGTTGATCCCGACGCTCGCCGTGCCGGTGGTGCTTCTCGGCACTTTCGGCATCATGGCCGCACTCGGTTTCACCATCAACACTCTGACCATGCTGGCCATGGTTCTAGCCATCGGTCTCCTGGTGGACGATGCGATCGTGGTGGTGGAGAACGTCGAGCGCATCATGCGCGACGAGCATCTCGATCCTGTCGAGGCGACGAAGAAATCGATGGGCGAAATCTCCGGAGCGCTCGTCGGTATCGCCATGGTGGTCTCGGCCGTTTTCGTGCCGATGGCCTTCTTCGGCGGCTCGACCGGGGAAATGTACAAGCAGTTCTCCGTCACCATCGTTTCGGCGATGGCGCTATCGGTTCTCGTGGCGCTGATTTTCACTCCAGCGCTTTGCGCGACCATGCTCAAGGCTCATTCCCCTGAAAACGAAAAGGGACTGGGCAAGAGGTTCGGCAACTGGTTCGAGCGTTACTTCTCCAAGATCACGGCCGTCTACGGCAGCATCGTGCGGGTCACTGCCCGCCGCCCGGTGCGGATGGTCATCGTCTATCTGGTTCTGGTGGCGGCCATGGTCGGCCTTTATCAGCGTACGCCGACCTCGTTCCTTCCGGATGAAGACCAGGGAACGCTGTTTGCGATCATCCAGGCTCCGTCGGGCGGCACTGCCGAGAACACTGACAAGCTGTTGCGCCGGGTTGAAGGCTACTTCCTGGGTGCCGAAGCCAAGAATGTGGAGGCCGTCTTCTCCGTAAACGGCTTCTCCTTCGCTGGTCAGGGCCAGAACATGGGCATGATGTTCATCAAGCTGAAGGACTGGGAAGAGCGCAAGGGGCCTGAAAACTCTGCTCAGGCTATCGCCGGTCGTGCTTTCGGTCCGCTGATGGGCGGTATCCGTGATGCTATCGTCGTGCCGATCGTACCGCCGGCTGTCATGGAGCTTGGCACCTCCAACGGCTTCTCGGGCTACCTGCAGGCACGCTCGGGCCAGAGCCACGAAGAGCTGCTGGAAGCACGCAACGCCCTGCTTGGCATGGCGGCACAAAGCAACAAGCTGATGGCCGTCCGTCCAAACGGGGTTGAGGATGCCTCGCAGTTCGAACTCAACATCGACTGGGGCAAGGCAGGCGCGGTTGGCCTGAGTGCATCGGATGTCGGTTCGTTCCTCACCACGATCTGGTCGAGCTCCTACGTCAACGACTTCCTCTATCAAGGCCGAATGAAGCGCGTTTACGTTCAGGGTGAGCCATGGGCACGCACGGGACCGGAAGATCTGGCTCTCTGGCGCGTACCGAACTCGAACGGGGACTTCGTCGACTTCTCCACCTTCGCTACGCAGGACTGGGTCTTCGGCCCTCAGCAGGTAAGCCGTTACGACGCCTTGCCGGCGATGCAGATCGACGGTTCGTCCGCTCCGGGCTTCTCTTCCGGTGACGCGCTTGTCGAGATGGAAAGTCTCGCTGCCAAGCTCCCGCCGGGCTTCAGCCTGCAGTGGACTGGCCTGTCGCTGGAAGAAAAGGACGCAGGCGCCGGGGCACTTCCGCTCTACGCTCTTGCGCTGGCGACCATGTTCCTGTGCCTTGCAGCCCTCTATGAAAGCTGGACGATCCCGATCGCCGTGCTGCTTGCGATGCCGGTCGGTATCCTGGGCGCACTCATCGGTGCCCAGATCGGCGGACAGTCGAACGGCGTGTACTTCCAGGTCGGCTTGCTGACGGTGGTGGGTCTGACCGGCAAGAACGGCATCATGATCGTGGAGTTTGCTCGCGAGCGGATGTCGCAGCTTGGCGAGTCGGCGTTCGAAGCGGTTTGCGAGGCGGCAAAGCTTCGCTTCCGCCCGATCCTGATGACGTCGCTTGCCTTCGGTCTCGGCGTCGTTCCGCTGGTCCTGTCGACCGGCGCAGGTGCCGGCGCGCGTCAGGCAATCGGCTTCGCCACGTTCTTCGGAACTGTTACCGGAACGCTGCTCGCCATCGTCTTCGTGCCGGTATTCTTCGTGCTGGTGAACCGGCTGTTCACGCGAAGCAAGCCGAAGAAGACGGAAGAGGCGACGGCCTGAGGTCTTTGCCAACTGCAGTCCCGGGTGTGCTTTCACCCGGGACTGCGACGACCGCCCGCTTGTTCATCCATGCGGCGGATCCGGTTCTCGGACCTTATCAGCAGAGTTTGAGGACAGGGCTTCCATCAGCCGCCATCGGAAACACGAAGCCTGCATTTGCGCTCAAACCTCTGCTTCGGACATTGAGCACTCCCAACACGGCAGAAGCTTTCCCACCGGAGTGTTGCAGGTCCATTTCGGGCGCTATCCGGATTTGGCTTGCAAGATTGGCAAAGCTTGACAGCATGTTTGGGAAAGCTATGCCGCGCTGGCGTTTCGTCAATGATAACTGCGATCTATCTGCTATCGATGGGATGCATTGGTCCGGTTCCCGATATCCGGCCTTCCTCTTGCTGAATAATAAAAACGAAAATGGAGAAACACCGTGAGGAGAACGAAAGAGCAGGCAGCGGAAACAGGTCGGCAGATATTGCAGGCGGCCGAGGATCTTTTTCTCGAAAAGGGCTACGAGGATGTAACGCTGGAAGAGATCGCCGCGCTTGCCGGAGTGACACGCGGGGCGGTGCACTGGCACTTCAAGAACAAGCAGGGTCTTCTGCTCGCATTGCGCGATGCCGCGCAGGAGCCGTTTCGCATACTCGCCGACGAGCTTGCGCCGAATAACGGTGCTGCTTCTCTGAAAAAGCTCGGAGATATCATCGCCGATCTGTTCGACCAGATGGAGAACGACCCACGTCAGCAGGGTCTGCTTCGCGGTATGATACGGTTGGATATTGCGCTCTCCGAAAAGGACGAACCCGGCGGCACCACGTTCCGCGAGGAAATCAACAGCATCTTCGTGCGAATCTTTCAGGCGGTGGAGCGCGATCCCGGCATGCCGCCGCCATGGACGCCCCAGAAGGCGGCTTCTATGGTCAGTGCGACCATCAGCGGCCTCGTCATCGAATGGGCCTTGGGGAAGGGGAGCTTCAACATTTCCCAGGACGGTAGCCTGTATATCAGGACAATCCTCGCCAGCCTGACAAAATGAGCTGACGGGGGCTGCCCGTAACGGCGATCTGCGCTTCGGTTCCTGAAGCATTCCACTGCGTTCCTTGCTGAACGCGATACGGGCGAGTTTCAAGAAATCAGCTCGCGGGCTCCATCCCTTTTTCCTTTTCAGCCTTTCTTTCTCTGACAGGTCTGTGCGGCGGCGCATGCTGCCTCAACAGGGCTGATGGGCGCACTGTTAGGTGGAAAATTTGCGTCACATAAATTTACAAACGTTTCGTTTGTATATATAAAGATGATGTAGGCAAATGATCAGGTCTCCGGCGGCTGTCCGTCGGTTCCCTTCGAACGCCATCGGTGGGGGAGTCAGATTGAAATGGCGGAGTTGAGCAAGGCCGGAGATGATGATTGGACCGCCGCAATGGCCGGTCATCGGGGTCGCCTTGTTACTCTCTGCGCCACTCCAGGTGGGCCGAAAATGGGGAGAGGCCGCATCCTAAGAGTTTTCCGTATACCGACCCTCGTTCGGAGCCCCGCGGTCGAAGGTCGGTGATGTCCGTAAGATTCCCCTATCTCGGACATCAACCGGGACGCGCGCTATCCGCCGCGCGCGTCCCGGCTGTTCTCAGCGTGATCCATCGAGTGGTATCCAGCAGGCGCAGGATCGCCTCCAATCGCTTCCGGCAGCCCTCGGACTGGATAAGGCTGGTTGCGCTGGGGATACTTCTGGTCGATCTCGCAGTGTTGTCCTTCATGAACACACTGACCCGCTGGGGTATGAATGGTTACTGGCCAGGCATGGGCGCCATGTTCGGGGGATTGCTGACCGGGATCATCATCATCCGTCTGGCGCGGCCGGAACTTTATCTGGACTGGATTGCCGCCGGCATTCTTCAGATCGGTCTGGGCCTCATGCTTTCAAGGGACGCGCAACTGGTGGCCCCATCGGAATTCGCGCTGTTCTGCCTCGTCTTCGTTGCGCTCGGAACGTTGAGATTATGGATTGGAGCAACCCTGGAACCCGGCAAGGGAGCTGCCTCCCTGATGGCAGGTGGGCTGACCAGCCTTTTCTGCGTCGGCTGGGCCATCCTCGAGCGGTTCGCGGCAATCGGAGTGGCATGGGACGTCATCGTCGCGACCGATCTTCTGCTCACGGGGTTTTCCATAGTCGGCTTCGGCCTCGCCCTGCGGCAGCCGCCCGCAAGGATGCCTTGATGATGTAACTCGGGGCAATCACACGAACGGCTCATCCGCCCTTCATTTCAGACAATCGCAAAGGATAGGATCGTGTTCTCGGAGGATATGGATACCGGCGCCATATACATTTTCGCGGCTCTCGCTCTTGTGGCCTGCCTTGTCATCATGGTGGTCGCCATCAGGGATCTGGCGCGTGACAGGCAGTTGAGCGGGCGAGCGAAAGTCATATGGTACTTGTCGCTGGGTTTCGTTCCGGTCCTGAGTGCGCTGGTCTATATCGTCGTGCGCAGTGACAGCATGGTGGAACGGTTCACTGAACAAACCGGACGAAAAAGAACCTGACGGCCGAATGGCCGCGGTAGATCGCGTCTGACAATCGCTCACGCGGGCTTGATGTACCAGCCCCACGGTTCCTCGCTGTTGAACGAGGTGATCTGCTTGGTTTCCAGATAATTCGAGAGACCCCAGTGGCCGAGTTCGCGGCCAATGCCGGACTGCTTGTAGCCGCCCCACGGCGCTTCGGTAAAGGTCGGCTGCGAGCAGTTGATCCATACGATCCCGGCGCGGAAAGCCTTGGCGACGCGTTCGCAGCGGGCCTTGTCCTTCGACATGACGGCTGCGGCGAGGCCGAAGCGACTGTCGTTCGCCATGCGGATCGCATCCGCTTCATCCTTGAACGGCTTGACGCAGACGACGGGGCCGAAGATTTCCTCGGTCCAGACGAAACTGTCCTCTGACATGTCGGTCAGGATTGTCGGCTCGAGGAAGTAACCCTTGTCGAGACCGGTGGGCCGCTTGCCACCGCCTGCGACGACTGCGCCTTCGGCCTTGCCGCGTTCGATGGCAGCGACAACCTTTTCATACTGGCCCTTCGAAACGAGCGGGCCGAGCAGCGTTCCATCCTCAAGCCCGTTGCCGATGCGGATTTTCGCGGACTCAGCGACGAGCCGCTCGATGAGGGCTGGATAGAGGCTTTCTTCCACCAGAACGCGCGAGGTTGCCGAGCAGACCTGCCCCTGGTTCCAGAAAATGCCGAACATGATCCATTCGACGGCCTTCTCGATGTCACTGTCGGCGAAAATGACGAAAGGCGATTTGCCGCCGAGTTCCAGACTGACATTCTTGATGTCGCGCGCTGCCGCCGCCATGATCTTCGCACCAGTCGGAACCGAGCCGGTGAAGGCGAGTTTGTCGACGCCGGGATGCTCCGAAAGCGGCTGGCCGGCATCTGCGCCGAGGCCTGTCACGATGTTCAGCACGCCGGCCGGAAGACCCGCTTCCTCGACGATCGCCCCCAGTTCCAGCGCGGTGAGTGGGGTCAGTTCGGAGGGCTTCAGCACCATGGTGCAGCCAGCGGCAAGTGCAGGTGCTACCTTCCACGAGGCCATCAGCAGCGGATAGTTCCACGGTATGATCGCGCCGGCAACGCCGATCGGCTCCCGCACGACCTTAGAGGAGAAGCGGGGCTCTGCGAGAGCGATCGTTTCTTCCGGATTGTCGTCCATCTCTTCGGCAAGGTCGGCATAGAAGGCGAAGCAGCCTGCCGTATCTTCCATGTCCCAGACGGCTTCCGGCATGGGCTTGCCGTTGTCGATCACTTCGAGCCGGGCAAGATCGTGCTTGTGGGCGAGGATGATCTCAGAAATGCGTCGCAGGACCGCCCCGCGTTCCTTGCCGGAAAGCCTCGGCCATGGTCCCTCATCGAAGGCAAGGCGTGCGGCTTTCACGGCAGCATCGATGTCTTCCCTTGTGCCGGCGGGCGCCTGATGCACGACCTCTTCGGTTGCGGGGTCGATGACCGGGAAGGTGCCGCCCTTCGCCGGGGCCTGCCACTTGCCGTCGATGAAGAGCCTGTCACGCATTCGATGTCTCCCGATAGGTTCAGATGGAAGCCCGCGCGGTGCTCTTGGCGCCCGTCGCGACCTTGACGATTTCTTCCGCCGCCCGCGTCACGCCGGCCGCCTTGCGCATGCCAGCCGAATTGGCCTTCAGGCGCGTATGCATGCCCTCGTCGCCGAGCATTTCTTTTATCGCGCTGACGAGATGTTCCTCGCTCCAGTTGTAGCGGTCGAGTTTTCGACCGACGCCGGTTTCGGCGGCGCGCGTCGCATTGTCGTGACCGTCCCAGCAATAGGGCATGACGAGCGATGGAACGCCGTAATAAAGCGCTTCGCAGAAGGAATTATTGCCGCCGTGATGAATGAAGAGGCTTGCCTGCTCGACCACGGAGGGCTGCGGGAACCAGCTGTCGATGAAGACATTGTCCGGCACGTCGCGATATTCCTCCCGCCAGTTGCCGGCATTCACGAGGAAACGGAAGGGCAGGGTGGCAAAGACGGAAATCATGCGCTTCGTCATGTCCACATCCATGGCCCCGAGCGAGCCGAAGCTCGTCAGCACCAGCGGTGCCTCGTTGTGGCTTGCAAAGCGCGGCGGGGTATAAGGCGCCTCATGGCGAACGCAGCCATCGAGGAAGACGAAACGTGCGGGATCGAGGGGCTGGCCACGCCGATGCCGGATGATTTCGGGCGCAAGCAGCAGGTTCAGCCAGGGCGAGGCATCAAGGAAAATCGGCGCTGACGGGGCTTTCAACCCGCAATCCGCGAGAAAGGCGGAAAAACGCTTGTGCGGGGAAGCGACCGTTCTCGCGTAAAGCTCGGAATAAACTGCCCAGGCGGCGCGGTCGTCTTCTCCGCAGCCGGAGAGATAAGGCGGTATGTCCTCGTCCGGGATCTCCGTTTCGGCGCAGGAGACAACGCGGATCCATGGCACGCCGGCATTCGCGATGGCGGGAAACATGACGACGTTGTCGAGTACGATCGCATCCGGTTTCAGCCGCCCCAGAAGCTGGCGCAATGGTTCCTCGACGCGCATGGCGGTGTCCACGATCGCGTCCCAGGTCGGGCCGACATAGCTTTCCACCTGTTCCAGTGGCGTCTGCCGGAAGGCATCCTGATGACGCTCGATGAAGTCGTTCCAGTCCGTCGGCGCGCCGGCCTCGGCCTCGGCGAGTTGATATTCCGGAAAACCATATTCCGCGAAAACGCCGCTGAAACCGGGATGACAGAGAAAGACCGGGCGATGGCCCATGCGCCGCAGTTCCTGGGCGATGCCGACGCAGTTCAGCGCCGCGCCGTAGCTCGCTTCAGGAAAGAGGGCGATGGTTTTGACTGGCGCCATGGAAGATTAACGCGCGACGAGCTTGAAGGCGGGAGGGACGCCGCGTCCGGCAAGCCGGGGGCGCTGGGTTTGGGAAAGCTGTATATGCACACGCATGAGATCGGCGGCAAGCTCCATCTGGCCACGTTCGATCTGCTCGAGGATCTGGATGTGCTCGAGGTTCGACTGCATGAGGCGGAAGGCGTTGACGTGCACCGCCGGAGGTGTCGCGCGTCGGCGTCGGTGATGGTTGGTGAGCGCCTCCGCCATGAAGGGATTGCCGCAGGAACGGGCGATCAGCAGATGGAAATCGAAATCCGTGCGGTCGAAGAGTTTCCGGTCGAAGGTCGTCTCGCTCATCCCACGCAGGATCAGCATGGATTGGCGCAGCGCCGTCATGGCCGGGATATCGCGCTTGAAATCGGGCAGTGTCAGCGCCAGCGGTTCGGTCGCCAGGCGGAATTCATAGCTCCTGGCGGTGGCATCACCGCTGATGGCGAACTGCTTCAGCACCCATTGCTGGCCGGAACCACGTTCCGCGAGACTTTCCTCTGCCAGTTTCATCAGCGCATTTTGTACCGTCTGCCGGGAGACTTCGTAGCGACGCTGCAGGGCGGCAATCGTCTGGCTTTCGCCGATGCGGCCGGCTGCGAGATCACGCAGGATCGCGGCGTAGATTTCGTTTTCGCCTTCGCCTTCCGAGGTGTCCTCAAGACGCGCCGTGGCGACGGGATCAATCGCAAGCAGATAGCCGCCGTCCGTGTCCGCCGTCACCAGTTCGCGTTCGGCAAGTATCTGCAAAGCCTTGCGGATCGGGGTTCTGGAAACGTTGCACAGGGAGGCAAGGGCCTGTTCGGCAAGCCGTTCGCCGGGAAGCATGCCGCGCTCGCCGGCGACGTCCAGTATTTTTTGCGCCAGTTCGACATGGCGGAAATTGGTGCGTTTCGGTTCCTGGCTCATCGGCGGCAATTGCTCTCCATGACCGTGCATGCTGCCCTTTGCGCTGAAGTTTAGCAAGTCCGCCAAAACCGGTTTTCGTTTCCGCACACAAAAATGCACGACCCCTATTGACGTATTTTTTTTCTAAATAATACTGCCACTCGACTGGGGATGAGACCGGAGAACCGGCGCGCCCGTCAAAGAGGCTGGAACAATCGAAACAAGGGAGTCTTCCGTGAAAGCGAAGAACGGACTGACTGCGACCTCTGCGGCCGCAATGCTTCTTGCTGCAAGCCTTGCGGCTGGCGCGGCATCCGCCGCCGATCTCGTCATCTCGAACTGGGACGGCTACATGGCCCCGGATATCGCCGATGCCTTCAAGGCCGCGACCGGGCTGGAGATCGAGGTGGTCAACCACGCCACCAATGAAGAGATCATGGGCAAGCTGATGGCGAGCGGCGGCAAGGGCTATGACGTCGTCTTCGTCTCCTCGCCTTTTGCAGAAATCCTGAACGGGCAGGGGCTGGCGGAGCCGATCGACAAGGCGGCCGTGCCGAACCTTGCCAATCTCTATCCGGAAGCGACCACGCTCGCCTATGATCCGGGCAACAGCTTCTCCGTTCCCTATACCTGGGGCACGACCGGTCTCTGCTACCGTTCCGACCTCGTTCAGGGCACGCCGGACAGCTGGCTGAACCTGCTTCAGCCGACGGACGCGCTGAAGGGCAAGACCACGATGCTCGCAACCGACCGCTGGCTGATGGCGGCGGGTGAACTCGCCAAGGGCTATTCCGTCAACGAGAAGGACCCGGCAAAG
Coding sequences:
- a CDS encoding efflux transporter periplasmic adaptor subunit encodes the protein MSSNAIWTIGRCVTLAALIGALPVAGYTQQQPLPSVTVEKVKVEDFTLTARLPGRVKASTVAEVRPQVSGIIRDRQFEEGVRVEAGQPLYKIEDETYVAAVASAKAAVAQAQADYDLAVIEARRAEELFANKSGTASNRDTKVAERSKADAALQVARAELTTAEIDLDRTIVRAPITGVIGFSQTTPGALVAAQQTTALTTIRALDPIYVDVTQSATDLLRWNSLHKSGSVQVSGAASMILPNGETYALKGDLKAAEPQVEPTTGMVTLRITFGNPDQLLLPGLYVEVELPQDTAKDAVLVPQSAVMRNAKGEAFAWVVEDGKVAVRTLSIVTGSGNVWVTNGGLKAGDELITSGFQKIAPGAAVQIAEEPAGDQQAAGGSN
- a CDS encoding hydrophobe/amphiphile efflux-1 family RND transporter translates to MARFFIDRPIFAWVIAIIIMGLGVLSILRLPISQYPSIAGPSIVIGATYPGASAETVADTVVQIIEKDMTGLDGLRYINSSTTSTGRATITLTFTLGTDPDIAQVQVQNKLSQAEANLPEAVTRQGVTVEKSATGYLMVVGLISEDGSRNAIDLADYLNSYMVEPISRLSGVGKVEVFGSEYAMRIWLDPQKLKYYDLSADAVVSAIQAQNAQISAGSFGAMPAPEGQQLNATVTAQSLLKTPEDFERIVLRADTDGGLVLLRDVARAELGAETYEISSFYNGKAASGMAIQLSSGANALETAELVKAKVADLAEFLPAGVSYVIPYDTTPFVTLSIEAVVHTLIEAIVLVILVMLLFLHNFRATLIPTLAVPVVLLGTFGIMAALGFTINTLTMLAMVLAIGLLVDDAIVVVENVERIMRDEHLDPVEATKKSMGEISGALVGIAMVVSAVFVPMAFFGGSTGEMYKQFSVTIVSAMALSVLVALIFTPALCATMLKAHSPENEKGLGKRFGNWFERYFSKITAVYGSIVRVTARRPVRMVIVYLVLVAAMVGLYQRTPTSFLPDEDQGTLFAIIQAPSGGTAENTDKLLRRVEGYFLGAEAKNVEAVFSVNGFSFAGQGQNMGMMFIKLKDWEERKGPENSAQAIAGRAFGPLMGGIRDAIVVPIVPPAVMELGTSNGFSGYLQARSGQSHEELLEARNALLGMAAQSNKLMAVRPNGVEDASQFELNIDWGKAGAVGLSASDVGSFLTTIWSSSYVNDFLYQGRMKRVYVQGEPWARTGPEDLALWRVPNSNGDFVDFSTFATQDWVFGPQQVSRYDALPAMQIDGSSAPGFSSGDALVEMESLAAKLPPGFSLQWTGLSLEEKDAGAGALPLYALALATMFLCLAALYESWTIPIAVLLAMPVGILGALIGAQIGGQSNGVYFQVGLLTVVGLTGKNGIMIVEFARERMSQLGESAFEAVCEAAKLRFRPILMTSLAFGLGVVPLVLSTGAGAGARQAIGFATFFGTVTGTLLAIVFVPVFFVLVNRLFTRSKPKKTEEATA
- a CDS encoding aldehyde dehydrogenase produces the protein MRDRLFIDGKWQAPAKGGTFPVIDPATEEVVHQAPAGTREDIDAAVKAARLAFDEGPWPRLSGKERGAVLRRISEIILAHKHDLARLEVIDNGKPMPEAVWDMEDTAGCFAFYADLAEEMDDNPEETIALAEPRFSSKVVREPIGVAGAIIPWNYPLLMASWKVAPALAAGCTMVLKPSELTPLTALELGAIVEEAGLPAGVLNIVTGLGADAGQPLSEHPGVDKLAFTGSVPTGAKIMAAAARDIKNVSLELGGKSPFVIFADSDIEKAVEWIMFGIFWNQGQVCSATSRVLVEESLYPALIERLVAESAKIRIGNGLEDGTLLGPLVSKGQYEKVVAAIERGKAEGAVVAGGGKRPTGLDKGYFLEPTILTDMSEDSFVWTEEIFGPVVCVKPFKDEADAIRMANDSRFGLAAAVMSKDKARCERVAKAFRAGIVWINCSQPTFTEAPWGGYKQSGIGRELGHWGLSNYLETKQITSFNSEEPWGWYIKPA
- a CDS encoding glycosyl transferase family 1, whose protein sequence is MAPVKTIALFPEASYGAALNCVGIAQELRRMGHRPVFLCHPGFSGVFAEYGFPEYQLAEAEAGAPTDWNDFIERHQDAFRQTPLEQVESYVGPTWDAIVDTAMRVEEPLRQLLGRLKPDAIVLDNVVMFPAIANAGVPWIRVVSCAETEIPDEDIPPYLSGCGEDDRAAWAVYSELYARTVASPHKRFSAFLADCGLKAPSAPIFLDASPWLNLLLAPEIIRHRRGQPLDPARFVFLDGCVRHEAPYTPPRFASHNEAPLVLTSFGSLGAMDVDMTKRMISVFATLPFRFLVNAGNWREEYRDVPDNVFIDSWFPQPSVVEQASLFIHHGGNNSFCEALYYGVPSLVMPYCWDGHDNATRAAETGVGRKLDRYNWSEEHLVSAIKEMLGDEGMHTRLKANSAGMRKAAGVTRAAEEIVKVATGAKSTARASI
- a CDS encoding spermidine/putrescine ABC transporter substrate-binding protein, giving the protein MLLAASLAAGAASAADLVISNWDGYMAPDIADAFKAATGLEIEVVNHATNEEIMGKLMASGGKGYDVVFVSSPFAEILNGQGLAEPIDKAAVPNLANLYPEATTLAYDPGNSFSVPYTWGTTGLCYRSDLVQGTPDSWLNLLQPTDALKGKTTMLATDRWLMAAGELAKGYSVNEKDPAKLEEVKNLLIEAKKTLLAYDDTTFYSKLVSGEASLVHAWDGWCNYGIGENKDIKFVVPKEGSDLWIDTIVVMKSSEHKDAAMKFINFILDAKNHAWAAQNILYKVPNKAAMDSLDKALAEQYPNMAMAPADLVKYELLRDLGSAQKDYSRIVSEIKAAN